Proteins from one Balaenoptera musculus isolate JJ_BM4_2016_0621 chromosome 7, mBalMus1.pri.v3, whole genome shotgun sequence genomic window:
- the MDH1B gene encoding putative malate dehydrogenase 1B, which yields MAKFVLAGRADCPYYAKAELLADYLQKNLPDFRIHKITQHPDVWEEWLKELCKKNTWSHKNSPIIWRELLDRGGKGLLLGGYNEFLEHAQLYYGVTSSMTTELMKTVAQENLGTHIEKELEKEALKGLINPLQVWITSASAPACYNLIPILTSGEVFGPHMEISINLFDNKQAEEKLTSLVKEAQDLASPFLQSVSVCTRAEEAFRQAHVIIFLDDHVDKEVHSLEDCIRSRATLCHLYGSLIEKNAHDSVRIIVGGKTFVNLKTSLLMRYAPNFAHNIVAVALGVEGKAKAELARKLKTTPSCIKDVIIWGNISGNNYVDLRKAKVYRYESAVWGPPHYSRPVLSLIFDSEWVNREFVVSLKKFTATGRQFGGILAAHSIATTLKYWYHGSPPGEIVSLGVLSEGQFGIPEGIVFSMPVKFENGTWVVLTDLEDIEISEQIMTRMTNDLIQEKLVALGELIHFQPYQSENLI from the exons GAGTGGCTGAAAGAGTTGTGTAAAAAGAATACGTGGAGTCACAAAAATTCCCCCATCATCTGGAGAGAGCTGTTGGATCGTGGAGGAAAGGGTTTGCTTTTGGGAGGATATAATGAGTTCCTAGAACATGCCCAG CTTTACTATGGTGTCACCTCTAGCATGACGACTGAGCTGATGAAGACAGTTGCTCAAGAGAACCTGGGGACACACATAGAAAAAGAGCTGGAGAAAGAAGCCCTGAAAGGTCTCATCAACCCCTTGCAGGTCTGGATCACCAG tgCATCGGCGCCTGCCTGCTACAACCTAATTCCCATCTTGACAAGTGGTGAAGTGTTTGGACCGCATATGGAAATTAGCATAAACCTATTTGACAAcaagcaggcagaagaaaaactCACAAGCCTTGTGAAAGAGGCTCAGGACCTGGCGTCGCCCTTCCTGCAGAGTGTGTCCGTCTGCACCCGAGCGGAGGAGGCCTTCCGCCAGGCCCACGTGATCATCTTCCTCGACGACCACGTGGACAAGGAGGTGCACAGTTTGGAAGACTGCATCCGAAGCAGGGCTACTCTGTGCCACCTCTACGGATCCCTGATTGAGAAAAATGCTCATGATTCCGTCAGAATTATTGTGGGAGGAAAAACCTTTGTGAATCTCAAAACGTCTTTGCTTATGAGATACGCTCCAAACTTCGCCCACAATATTGTCGCTGTGGCCTTGGGCGTAGAAGGCAAAGCGAAGGCGGAGCTGGCCAGAAAACTGAAAACGACTCCCTCAT GCATCAAAGATGTGATAATTTGGGGTAATattagtggaaataactacgTCGATCTGAGAAAAGCCAAGGTTTACAGATATGAGAGTGCTGTTTGGGGACCTCCTCACTATTCACGCCCTGTTTTAAGCCTGATTTTTGATAG TGAGTGGGTAAACAGAGAATTTGTGGTAAGTCTTAAAAAGTTCACCGCCACAGGAAGACAATTTGGAGGCATCTTAGCTGCACACAGTATAGCCACTACGTTGAAATACTGGTACCATGGCTCACCCCCTGGGGAGATTGTGTCTTTAGGGGTACTGAGTGAAG GCCAGTTTGGTATTCCTGAAGGGATTGTCTTTTCTATGCCTGTGAAATTTGAGAATGGAACTTGGGTGGTTCTTACAGATCTCGAAGATATTgaaataagtgaacaaataatGACCAGAATGACAAATGATCTAATTCAG GAGAAACTTGTTGCACTTGGCGAGTTGATACATTTTCAGCCATATCAATCAG AAAATCTCAtctga